One genomic segment of Mesoterricola silvestris includes these proteins:
- the folD gene encoding bifunctional methylenetetrahydrofolate dehydrogenase/methenyltetrahydrofolate cyclohydrolase FolD, with protein MTMILDGKVHAERMLGEVTAAVEARAARGLRPPCLAVVIVGDDPASHVYVRGKVAACARTGIRSVERRLPADTPQAELDGIIAALNADPLVDGILVQLPLPAGLDSKRALHAIDPAKDVDGLHPVNQGLLLEGLPGLRPCTPSACMNMLRAHGVELKGIRALVLGRSEIVGKPMALMLLEQHATVTIAHSRTRDLPALCREADLLVAAVGRPGMVEGSWIKPGAVVVDVGINRVEDPALGEVIFAADPGKMKTLREKGGVLCGDVRFQEAAAVAGAITPVPGGVGLLTIAGVMANTLQACQAR; from the coding sequence ATGACCATGATCCTGGACGGCAAGGTCCATGCGGAACGAATGCTCGGGGAGGTCACCGCGGCCGTGGAGGCCCGGGCGGCCCGGGGGCTGCGCCCGCCCTGCCTGGCGGTGGTGATCGTGGGCGACGACCCGGCCAGCCACGTGTACGTGCGGGGCAAGGTGGCCGCCTGCGCCCGCACAGGCATCCGCTCCGTGGAGCGGCGCCTGCCGGCGGACACCCCCCAGGCCGAGCTGGACGGGATCATCGCCGCGCTCAACGCCGATCCCCTGGTGGACGGCATCCTGGTGCAGCTGCCCCTGCCGGCGGGCCTGGATTCCAAGCGGGCCCTCCATGCCATCGACCCCGCCAAGGACGTGGACGGCCTCCACCCCGTGAACCAGGGGCTGCTGCTGGAGGGCCTCCCGGGCCTGCGCCCCTGCACCCCCTCGGCCTGCATGAACATGCTCCGGGCCCACGGGGTCGAGCTCAAGGGGATCCGGGCCCTGGTGCTGGGCCGCAGCGAGATCGTGGGCAAGCCCATGGCCCTCATGCTCCTGGAACAGCACGCCACGGTCACCATCGCCCACAGCCGCACCCGGGACCTGCCCGCCCTCTGCCGGGAGGCGGATCTGCTGGTGGCCGCCGTGGGCCGCCCCGGCATGGTGGAGGGCTCCTGGATCAAGCCCGGCGCCGTGGTGGTGGACGTGGGCATCAACCGCGTGGAGGACCCGGCCCTGGGCGAGGTGATCTTCGCGGCCGACCCCGGCAAGATGAAGACCCTCCGGGAAAAGGGCGGCGTCCTGTGCGGCGACGTGCGCTTCCAGGAGGCCGCGGCCGTGGCCGGCGCCATCACCCCGGTGCCCGGGGGCGTGGGGCTCCTGACCATCGCCGGCGTCATGGCCAATACCCTCCAGGCCTGCCAGGCCCGCTAG